The Immundisolibacter cernigliae genome has a window encoding:
- the trpD gene encoding anthranilate phosphoribosyltransferase: protein MNVQAALARVVAGADLDLAQMTAAMRSIMNGEATPAQIGGLLVALRMKGETVIEIAAAAQVMREFALPVEVAPQHLVDTCGTGGDGAGLFNVSTAAGFVVAAAGGRVAKHGNRSVSSSSGSADVLEALGVRIDLSPPAIARCIDEVGFGFMFAPAHHGATRHALGPRREIAIRTLFNLLGPLTNPARPLGQVVGVYDAALVEPIAQVLARLGSRHVLVVHADDGLDEISLGAATQVAELRDGAVRSYRIEPEQFGFARVASERLAVADVTASVALLREALAGTPGPARDIVALNAGAALYVAGLAATLAGGVQRAGEVLESGAALHRVGALAALSQRLEAA from the coding sequence GCGACGCCGGCGCAGATCGGCGGCCTGCTGGTGGCGCTGCGCATGAAGGGCGAGACGGTGATTGAAATCGCCGCCGCCGCGCAGGTCATGCGCGAGTTCGCCTTGCCGGTCGAGGTGGCGCCGCAGCACCTGGTCGATACCTGCGGCACCGGTGGCGACGGTGCTGGCCTGTTCAATGTGTCGACCGCCGCCGGCTTCGTGGTGGCGGCGGCCGGCGGGCGGGTGGCCAAGCACGGCAATCGCTCGGTATCGAGTTCCAGCGGCAGCGCCGATGTGCTGGAGGCGCTGGGCGTGCGTATCGATCTGTCGCCGCCGGCCATCGCCCGCTGCATCGACGAGGTCGGCTTTGGCTTCATGTTCGCGCCGGCTCATCACGGCGCCACGCGCCATGCGCTGGGACCACGGCGCGAGATCGCCATCCGCACCTTGTTCAACCTGCTCGGGCCCCTGACCAATCCGGCCCGACCGCTGGGCCAGGTGGTGGGTGTGTACGACGCCGCGCTGGTCGAGCCGATCGCGCAGGTGCTGGCACGCCTGGGCAGCCGCCACGTGCTGGTGGTGCATGCCGACGATGGCCTGGACGAGATCAGCCTGGGCGCCGCCACGCAGGTGGCGGAACTGCGGGACGGCGCCGTGCGCAGCTACCGCATCGAGCCGGAGCAATTCGGCTTTGCGCGGGTGGCCAGCGAGCGCCTGGCGGTAGCCGACGTGACCGCCAGCGTGGCTCTGCTGCGGGAAGCCCTGGCCGGCACGCCGGGGCCGGCGCGCGACATCGTGGCCCTGAACGCCGGCGCGGCGCTGTATGTGGCGGGTCTGGCCGCCACGCTTGCGGGCGGCGTGCAGCGAGCCGGCGAGGTGCTGGAAAGCGGCGCCGCGCTGCATCGGGTGGGTGCCCTGGCGGCCCTGTCGCAGCGTCTGGAGGCGGCATGA